A portion of the Liberibacter crescens BT-1 genome contains these proteins:
- a CDS encoding Rne/Rng family ribonuclease, whose product MADKMLIDASHPEETRVVVLRNNRVEELDFETEHKKQIKGNIYLAKVMRVEPSLQAAFVDYGGNRHGFLAFSEIHPDYYQIPLADRQALLKADAEERESIESELEGAKSEEISGLEGNDTESEAVERSTEELCVEAQDPWNQVEKDNQVIFPVESSQLIEVSQENCDEIRVDSFKNEDVMEEVTENIIKKSRKQYRIQEVIKNRQILLVQIFKEERGNKGAAVTTYLSLAGRYSVLMPNTERGEGISRKITNPNDRRHLKEIARGLEIPQGMGIILRTAGASRTKVEIKRDFEYLMRLWEKVRTLTLNSTAPYLVYEEGNLIRRSIRDLYNKDISEIIVAGQRGYREAKDFMKVLMPSHAKVVKLYNDVSPIFARSGIEAQLDQLLQAQVILLSGGYIIINQTEALVAIDVNSGRSTKEHSIENTALQTNLEAAEEIARQLRLRDLAGLIVIDFIDMEEKRNNRNVEKRLKESLKHDRARIQIGCISHFGLLEMSRQRIRSSVIESAMQVCDHCAGTGYVRSQSSVALSVLRSIEEYLLQNTTHDITVHTKSEVVLYLLNHKRSVIIDYEKRFGVSITIIVGSQLGNQFFLIEKGAAVQNPVKIEPLVNFENFEDNEDINPDLDEVGENLSDDVHVDNDNVKVLHQRNSSESFSQNGKPSLEIDGLNAEERKNEEVSDIAVSTPLRRGRRRRSRNGRRRSGQEEKIKVDCDNNNLKINKSNDINNNVIVRDVFSKSEKNGLISEVVHDDGAELSKGSSQDMFVNESNEKINEIPILYKQDNSFKIQQESHLKEEKNILRVSEIQKEDVFSEKHSLFEKAIQPIISETSSSIENEKNEEIQPKKQSWWKRR is encoded by the coding sequence ATGGCAGATAAAATGCTTATCGACGCCTCTCATCCCGAAGAGACCCGCGTTGTTGTTTTACGAAATAATCGTGTAGAAGAACTTGATTTCGAAACTGAGCACAAAAAGCAAATAAAGGGTAATATTTATCTAGCAAAGGTTATGCGTGTTGAACCTTCTTTGCAAGCTGCTTTTGTTGATTATGGCGGTAATCGTCATGGATTCCTGGCGTTTTCAGAAATTCATCCTGATTACTATCAGATTCCGCTTGCTGATAGACAGGCTTTATTAAAAGCTGATGCAGAAGAGCGAGAAAGTATTGAAAGTGAATTAGAAGGTGCGAAGTCAGAAGAAATTTCTGGATTAGAGGGTAATGATACTGAATCAGAAGCAGTAGAAAGAAGCACAGAGGAGTTATGTGTAGAAGCACAAGATCCTTGGAATCAGGTTGAGAAAGATAATCAAGTCATTTTTCCTGTTGAGTCGAGTCAACTCATTGAGGTTTCGCAGGAGAATTGTGATGAAATAAGAGTAGACTCTTTTAAAAATGAAGATGTCATGGAAGAGGTGACTGAGAACATTATTAAGAAGTCTCGTAAACAATATCGTATTCAAGAAGTTATTAAAAATCGTCAAATTTTGTTAGTACAAATTTTTAAAGAAGAACGTGGTAATAAAGGGGCAGCTGTTACAACTTATTTATCTTTGGCAGGTCGTTATTCTGTACTTATGCCTAATACTGAACGCGGTGAAGGTATATCACGTAAAATAACTAATCCAAACGATCGCAGACATCTCAAGGAAATTGCGCGTGGGCTTGAAATTCCACAGGGTATGGGTATTATTTTGCGTACAGCTGGTGCTAGTCGTACTAAAGTTGAAATCAAGCGTGATTTTGAATATCTCATGCGTCTTTGGGAAAAGGTGCGCACCTTAACTTTGAACTCAACAGCGCCATATTTGGTTTATGAAGAGGGGAACCTCATCAGACGCTCAATTCGAGATCTTTATAATAAAGATATATCTGAAATTATTGTAGCGGGTCAAAGAGGATATCGTGAAGCGAAAGACTTTATGAAAGTTCTCATGCCGAGTCATGCTAAAGTAGTGAAGCTATATAATGATGTGAGTCCAATTTTTGCTCGATCTGGCATTGAAGCTCAGTTAGATCAGTTACTACAAGCGCAAGTAATTCTCCTTTCTGGTGGATATATTATTATTAATCAAACAGAAGCTTTAGTTGCTATTGATGTTAATTCTGGTCGCTCCACTAAGGAGCATTCCATAGAGAACACGGCTTTACAAACGAATTTGGAAGCCGCAGAAGAAATTGCACGTCAATTACGTCTTCGAGATTTAGCAGGTTTAATTGTTATTGATTTTATTGATATGGAAGAAAAACGTAATAACCGTAATGTTGAGAAAAGACTCAAGGAGAGTTTAAAGCATGATAGGGCGCGTATTCAAATAGGATGTATATCACATTTTGGCCTTTTAGAAATGTCTCGTCAGCGTATTCGTTCATCTGTGATAGAAAGTGCAATGCAAGTTTGTGATCATTGTGCAGGAACGGGGTATGTACGATCTCAATCTTCGGTGGCGTTAAGTGTCCTTCGTAGTATTGAGGAGTACTTACTACAAAACACTACTCATGATATTACGGTACATACAAAGTCAGAAGTTGTTCTTTATTTGCTTAATCATAAGCGTTCTGTTATTATTGATTATGAAAAGCGGTTTGGTGTTTCAATAACTATTATAGTGGGTTCACAATTAGGAAATCAATTTTTTCTTATTGAAAAAGGAGCTGCAGTTCAAAATCCAGTAAAGATTGAACCTTTGGTGAATTTTGAAAACTTTGAAGATAATGAGGATATTAATCCTGATCTTGATGAAGTTGGAGAAAATTTAAGTGATGATGTTCACGTTGATAATGACAATGTAAAAGTTTTACATCAAAGGAATAGTTCTGAGAGTTTTAGTCAAAACGGGAAGCCTAGCCTTGAAATAGACGGATTAAATGCAGAGGAAAGAAAAAACGAGGAAGTCTCAGATATAGCCGTTAGTACTCCATTACGAAGAGGACGACGAAGGCGTAGTAGAAATGGAAGGCGTCGCAGTGGACAAGAAGAGAAAATTAAAGTGGACTGTGATAATAATAATTTAAAGATTAACAAGTCTAATGATATAAACAATAATGTTATTGTCAGGGATGTATTTTCTAAATCTGAAAAAAATGGACTTATTTCGGAAGTCGTTCATGATGATGGAGCTGAGTTAAGTAAGGGATCTTCACAAGATATGTTTGTTAATGAAAGCAATGAAAAAATAAACGAGATTCCTATACTTTATAAGCAAGATAATTCTTTTAAGATTCAACAAGAGTCTCACTTAAAAGAAGAAAAGAATATATTAAGAGTTTCAGAAATCCAAAAAGAAGATGTTTTTTCCGAAAAACATTCTCTCTTTGAAAAGGCAATACAGCCAATAATATCAGAAACTTCTTCTAGTATTGAGAATGAAAAAAATGAAGAAATTCAACCCAAAAAGCAAAGTTGGTGGAAGCGGCGTTAG
- a CDS encoding response regulator has protein sequence MPKQVMIVEDNELNMKLFRDLIETSGYETIQTRNGMEALDLARKYRPDLILMDIQLPEVSGLEVIRWLKEDNDLYVIPIIAVTAFAMKGDEERIRQGGCEAYVSKPISVPKFIEMIKIYIGDA, from the coding sequence ATGCCTAAGCAGGTGATGATTGTAGAGGATAATGAGCTTAATATGAAGCTCTTTAGAGATTTAATTGAAACATCTGGATATGAAACAATTCAGACAAGAAATGGTATGGAAGCCCTTGATCTTGCTCGAAAGTATCGACCTGATCTTATCCTGATGGATATTCAGCTCCCAGAAGTTTCTGGATTGGAAGTTATTAGGTGGTTGAAGGAGGATAATGATCTCTATGTTATTCCAATTATAGCTGTAACTGCTTTTGCAATGAAAGGGGATGAAGAGAGGATTCGTCAAGGAGGTTGTGAGGCCTATGTTTCTAAACCTATTTCAGTTCCTAAATTTATTGAAATGATTAAGATATATATTGGAGACGCTTGA
- a CDS encoding diguanylate cyclase, giving the protein MTSRVLIVSDIQNRTKMLEVYLRKEYFEVITVLNALEALAMCQSVKIDVIVIDVNIFDAFEICERIKSYYSIPIAMIVKDCEQLSRLKGLKSSVDDFLIESIDDLQLIYRINNLLNYKKLIDEVHFFSQKFGFQSIESFLHSRRDRLEIPDLILLMDVHRSSQEDLVKLLKPIGDVVVFSELQAEAYAAIEQYFGLIIVNTIGADFNSLHLCSQLRLLEKIRFVPVLLIIAPDDLKNALKSLKLGMDDYILYPIEPNEFIVRCLMQIRRKRLQEVLITVIKETVQQPITDPLTGLKNRNYLENCLDDLFNLARLEERSLSLILTDIDRLQAINGIYGNTAGDNLLCEFASRVCAVACFDDIIFRYEEDGFLLVMPNTPIELATSIVNILRMSIENTPFILLPDLKRSITASFGVSSISKDMKSSQHLLNSSISSLHQDKLINKLVLT; this is encoded by the coding sequence ATGACAAGTCGAGTTCTTATAGTAAGTGATATTCAGAACAGAACTAAGATGCTTGAAGTTTATCTTAGGAAAGAATATTTCGAAGTCATAACGGTGTTGAATGCCCTTGAAGCTTTGGCAATGTGTCAATCTGTAAAAATTGATGTTATTGTGATTGATGTGAATATTTTTGATGCTTTTGAAATATGTGAAAGAATAAAGTCTTATTATTCTATTCCAATTGCGATGATTGTCAAAGATTGTGAGCAGTTAAGTCGTCTTAAAGGATTAAAATCCAGTGTAGATGATTTTTTAATTGAGTCAATAGATGATTTACAGCTTATTTATCGGATCAATAACCTTTTAAATTATAAAAAGTTGATTGATGAGGTACATTTTTTTTCTCAGAAGTTTGGGTTTCAGAGTATTGAAAGTTTTTTACATTCTAGAAGAGATCGTTTGGAGATACCAGATCTAATTCTTCTTATGGATGTACATAGATCTTCTCAAGAAGATCTTGTTAAATTATTAAAACCAATAGGAGATGTAGTTGTTTTTTCGGAATTGCAAGCTGAAGCCTATGCGGCTATTGAGCAATATTTTGGGTTAATTATTGTCAATACAATAGGTGCAGATTTTAATTCCCTTCATTTGTGTTCCCAATTGCGTTTACTGGAAAAGATACGGTTTGTTCCGGTTTTGCTTATTATAGCGCCAGATGATTTGAAAAATGCTTTAAAGTCATTAAAATTAGGTATGGATGATTATATATTGTATCCAATTGAGCCTAATGAATTCATAGTTCGTTGTTTGATGCAGATTCGCCGCAAACGATTACAAGAAGTTTTGATAACAGTTATCAAAGAAACAGTTCAACAACCCATTACCGATCCTTTAACGGGACTGAAGAATCGAAATTATCTCGAAAATTGTCTAGATGACCTTTTTAATCTTGCTCGCTTAGAAGAAAGATCCCTTTCTTTAATATTAACTGATATTGATAGGTTGCAAGCGATCAATGGCATATATGGTAATACAGCAGGTGATAATTTATTGTGTGAATTTGCTTCTAGGGTTTGTGCGGTAGCCTGTTTTGATGATATCATTTTTCGTTATGAAGAGGATGGATTTTTGCTGGTTATGCCCAACACGCCTATTGAATTAGCGACTAGTATAGTTAATATACTTCGTATGTCTATTGAAAATACACCTTTTATTTTATTGCCTGATTTAAAAAGATCAATAACGGCTTCTTTTGGAGTTTCTTCGATTAGCAAAGACATGAAATCGTCTCAACATCTTTTAAATTCAAGTATTTCTTCACTACATCAGGACAAGCTAATTAACAAGCTGGTGCTTACTTAG
- the rpmG gene encoding 50S ribosomal protein L33, with the protein MAKAATIKIKLVSSAGTGFFYVTKKNSRTMTDKMTKKKYDPSIRKHVEFKEAKIK; encoded by the coding sequence ATGGCAAAAGCAGCTACCATAAAAATTAAGCTTGTTTCCTCAGCAGGTACTGGTTTCTTTTATGTAACCAAAAAAAATTCCCGTACTATGACTGATAAAATGACCAAAAAAAAATATGATCCTTCCATAAGGAAGCACGTGGAGTTTAAAGAAGCAAAAATAAAATGA
- the cyoA gene encoding ubiquinol oxidase subunit II has product MVSFLSFLLTSCSFVVMSPEGDVARQQADLIIIAAALMSLVIVPVIILTLFFAWKYRSSNKKADYDPEWHHSTTLEFFIWSVPLLIIMVLATITWKATHRLDPYRPLDRIDAYRPLNQEIKPLVVEVVALDWQFLFIYPEQGIAVVNELAAPVDRPIEFKITASSVMNSFYIPSLAGQIYAMPGMQTKLHAVMNKEGVYDGFSANYSGKGFSGMRFKFHGLSENRFGQWIKKVREQGSLLDRTEYLELEKPLENGPIRYFSVVEIGLYDAILNLCVQPGKMCMNEMMHIDMMGGTSSKSFENLKGIEYDNRRNKQYHED; this is encoded by the coding sequence ATGGTTTCATTTTTAAGTTTTTTGCTTACTAGCTGCAGCTTTGTTGTGATGAGCCCTGAGGGAGATGTTGCTCGTCAGCAAGCTGATTTAATTATTATAGCTGCAGCTTTAATGTCGTTGGTGATTGTTCCTGTCATAATACTCACATTGTTTTTTGCTTGGAAATATCGCTCTTCTAATAAGAAAGCAGATTATGATCCAGAGTGGCATCACTCTACCACTTTAGAATTTTTTATATGGTCTGTACCGCTTTTAATTATTATGGTTCTCGCAACAATTACTTGGAAAGCTACTCATCGTCTTGATCCATATCGTCCTTTAGATAGAATTGATGCTTATAGGCCTCTTAATCAAGAGATAAAGCCTTTGGTTGTGGAGGTTGTTGCTTTGGACTGGCAATTTCTTTTTATATATCCTGAACAAGGGATAGCTGTGGTTAATGAATTGGCAGCGCCAGTAGATCGTCCAATAGAATTTAAGATTACGGCTTCATCTGTGATGAATTCTTTTTACATTCCTTCTCTTGCAGGCCAGATTTATGCTATGCCCGGTATGCAAACCAAATTGCATGCTGTTATGAATAAGGAAGGTGTTTATGATGGCTTTTCTGCTAATTACTCAGGAAAAGGATTTTCAGGGATGCGCTTTAAGTTTCATGGATTATCTGAAAATAGGTTTGGTCAATGGATAAAGAAGGTGCGTGAGCAAGGATCTCTTCTTGATCGTACAGAATATCTTGAGTTGGAAAAGCCTTTGGAGAATGGACCGATACGGTATTTTTCTGTTGTAGAGATAGGTCTTTATGATGCTATTCTTAATCTTTGTGTTCAGCCGGGAAAGATGTGTATGAATGAAATGATGCATATTGATATGATGGGAGGAACAAGCTCAAAGAGCTTTGAGAATTTAAAAGGAATTGAGTATGATAACCGTCGTAATAAGCAGTATCATGAAGACTGA
- the cyoB gene encoding cytochrome o ubiquinol oxidase subunit I, translating into MLSKVEFLNFVFGRLTLESFPYKEPIILGTFIVVALAGTAVVSAITYFRLWKYLWQEWFTTVDHKKIGIMYVVLALVMLLRGFADAIMMRLQQAISSGGGVGYLNPHHYDQIFTAHGVIMIFFMAMPIVTGLMNFVVPLQIGARDVAFPFLNTFSFWMTVAGAVIVMLSLFVGEFARTGWLAYPPLSGIDYSPDVGVDYYIWAFQVAGIGTTLSGINLLVTIIKMRAPGMVMMKMPVFVWTSFCTNILIVASFPVLTATLALLSLDRYVGTNFFTNHLGGNPMMYIYLIWIWGHPEVYILVLPAFGIFSEVVSTFSGIRLFGYTSMVYATVVITILSYVVWLHHFFTMGSGANVNAFFGITTMIIAIPTGAKIFNWLFTMYRGRVRFEVPMLWTIGFMVTFVIGGMTGVLLSVPPADFLLHGSLFLIAHFHNTIIGGAVFGVFAGIVYWFPKAFGYKLDPFWGKLSFWSWFIGFYFAFMPLYFLGFKGVTRRLSQFEDHSLQIYFIVAAFGAFLIGVGIVCFLMSFIMAFLKRDQLRDENGDPWNARTLEWSIASPPPEYNFAFTPIVYEIDAWADMKKRGYNRPESGYLPIHMPKNTGTGVILSGLSVIFAFGMVWYMWWLAVISFIAIIAVSIFHTFDYSHGIEIPVHEIEDKERKLRVKYSS; encoded by the coding sequence ATGCTGAGTAAAGTCGAGTTTCTTAATTTTGTTTTTGGGCGGTTGACGCTTGAATCTTTCCCTTATAAAGAGCCTATTATTCTAGGTACTTTTATTGTTGTAGCTTTGGCTGGTACTGCTGTTGTTTCAGCCATCACGTATTTTCGACTTTGGAAGTACCTATGGCAAGAATGGTTTACCACAGTAGATCACAAAAAGATTGGTATTATGTATGTAGTCCTTGCATTAGTAATGCTATTGCGAGGTTTTGCTGATGCTATTATGATGCGTTTGCAACAAGCTATTTCATCAGGTGGAGGTGTTGGATATCTTAATCCTCATCACTATGATCAGATATTTACTGCTCATGGCGTGATTATGATTTTTTTTATGGCTATGCCGATAGTTACTGGCCTTATGAATTTTGTCGTGCCTTTGCAAATAGGTGCACGCGATGTTGCATTTCCGTTTTTAAATACCTTTTCATTTTGGATGACAGTTGCTGGTGCGGTGATAGTGATGCTTTCTCTTTTTGTGGGAGAGTTTGCTCGTACCGGATGGTTAGCCTATCCTCCGTTATCTGGTATAGATTATTCTCCTGATGTTGGGGTTGATTATTATATTTGGGCTTTTCAGGTTGCTGGTATTGGAACCACTTTGTCGGGAATAAATTTGCTTGTTACTATCATTAAGATGCGGGCGCCAGGAATGGTTATGATGAAAATGCCTGTATTTGTTTGGACATCTTTTTGTACGAATATTTTGATTGTAGCTTCTTTTCCTGTTTTAACAGCTACTCTTGCGCTTCTTTCTCTAGATCGTTATGTGGGTACCAACTTTTTTACTAATCATCTTGGTGGGAATCCAATGATGTATATTTACCTTATATGGATTTGGGGGCATCCAGAGGTATATATATTAGTTTTGCCAGCTTTTGGAATATTTTCCGAAGTTGTATCAACTTTCTCTGGTATACGTCTTTTTGGATATACTTCAATGGTATATGCTACCGTGGTCATAACGATATTGTCTTACGTTGTATGGTTGCATCATTTCTTTACTATGGGATCCGGAGCTAATGTAAATGCTTTTTTTGGTATCACTACTATGATTATTGCTATTCCTACCGGTGCAAAGATTTTTAATTGGCTGTTTACGATGTATCGGGGAAGGGTACGTTTTGAAGTTCCCATGCTTTGGACGATAGGTTTTATGGTAACTTTTGTAATCGGTGGAATGACAGGTGTGCTTCTTTCTGTTCCTCCTGCTGATTTTCTATTGCATGGCTCATTATTTCTTATTGCGCATTTTCATAATACTATAATTGGAGGTGCAGTTTTTGGGGTGTTTGCTGGTATTGTGTATTGGTTTCCGAAGGCATTTGGTTATAAGCTTGATCCTTTTTGGGGTAAACTATCTTTTTGGAGCTGGTTCATTGGCTTTTACTTCGCCTTTATGCCGCTTTATTTTCTTGGATTCAAGGGTGTTACGCGACGTTTAAGTCAGTTTGAAGATCATTCCTTGCAGATTTATTTTATAGTAGCTGCTTTTGGGGCTTTTCTTATAGGTGTTGGTATAGTGTGTTTTTTAATGTCATTTATTATGGCTTTTTTAAAAAGAGACCAACTACGTGATGAGAATGGAGATCCTTGGAATGCTCGTACTTTGGAATGGTCTATTGCTTCTCCGCCACCAGAATATAATTTTGCTTTTACGCCTATAGTTTATGAAATTGATGCTTGGGCTGACATGAAGAAACGAGGTTATAATCGTCCAGAGAGTGGCTATTTGCCAATTCATATGCCTAAAAATACTGGAACAGGAGTCATTTTATCAGGGTTAAGTGTTATATTTGCTTTTGGTATGGTGTGGTATATGTGGTGGTTGGCAGTTATTTCTTTTATAGCTATTATCGCGGTTTCTATTTTTCATACCTTTGATTACAGTCACGGTATTGAAATTCCTGTGCATGAAATAGAGGATAAAGAACGTAAGCTTAGAGTGAAATATTCGTCATAA
- the cyoC gene encoding cytochrome o ubiquinol oxidase subunit III, which produces MINMKNRTFPSSKNFLKFYVTEEPNDNHANHESGTELGFWIYLMSDCILFAVLFIVYSVLGRSYAAGFSPVDLFDLNNILVATFLLLFSSITYGFSMLASAERIKSKTIFWLCITAFLGICFLVMEFHEFRHMIFEGATPQRSAFLSSFFALVGTHGLHVFFGLIWLSVLIVQVLKYGLISDNQRRLMCLSMFWHFLDLIWIGVFSFVYLIGVI; this is translated from the coding sequence ATGATCAATATGAAAAATAGAACTTTTCCAAGTTCAAAGAATTTTTTAAAGTTTTATGTAACAGAAGAGCCAAATGACAATCATGCTAACCATGAAAGTGGAACAGAGCTTGGTTTTTGGATATATCTTATGAGCGACTGCATTTTATTCGCAGTTTTATTTATTGTTTATTCTGTACTTGGTCGCAGTTATGCCGCTGGTTTTTCTCCAGTTGATCTGTTTGATCTTAATAACATTCTTGTTGCAACTTTTTTACTATTATTTTCATCTATTACATATGGTTTTTCTATGTTAGCTAGCGCAGAAAGAATAAAAAGTAAGACAATCTTCTGGCTTTGTATCACAGCTTTTTTGGGGATTTGTTTTTTAGTAATGGAATTCCATGAATTTCGTCATATGATTTTTGAGGGAGCAACACCTCAACGGTCTGCTTTTTTATCCTCTTTTTTTGCTTTAGTCGGCACGCATGGTTTGCATGTTTTTTTTGGGCTTATTTGGCTTTCTGTTCTGATAGTTCAGGTTTTGAAGTATGGTCTCATTTCAGATAACCAGCGTCGTCTAATGTGTTTGTCAATGTTTTGGCACTTCCTTGATTTGATTTGGATAGGTGTTTTTTCTTTTGTTTATCTTATTGGAGTGATTTAA
- the cyoD gene encoding cytochrome o ubiquinol oxidase subunit IV: MGILKEDNRKVNKNHHHMGSYRDYIIGFFLSVFLTIIPFGIVIFNVFQNQNVTIFIILVLGSIQVIVHLIYFLHMSPKSEDGWSIAAMIFTAIVIIICFVGSVWVMYHLNNNMMPVSNGMMHKMH, from the coding sequence ATGGGCATTTTAAAAGAAGACAATAGAAAAGTTAATAAGAATCATCATCATATGGGTTCCTATCGTGATTATATAATTGGATTTTTTCTTTCAGTTTTTCTAACAATTATTCCTTTTGGAATAGTAATATTTAATGTCTTTCAAAATCAGAACGTCACTATATTTATTATTCTTGTGCTAGGCTCTATACAGGTCATAGTTCATCTCATATATTTTCTTCATATGAGTCCTAAATCTGAAGATGGTTGGAGTATAGCGGCCATGATTTTCACGGCAATTGTTATTATTATTTGTTTTGTTGGTTCAGTTTGGGTTATGTATCATCTTAACAATAATATGATGCCTGTCAGTAACGGAATGATGCATAAGATGCACTAA
- the thiD gene encoding bifunctional hydroxymethylpyrimidine kinase/phosphomethylpyrimidine kinase — protein sequence MTANAVTIAGSDSIGGAGIQADLKTFSALGVYGATVITAITAQNIKTIRRIENVSSHMVSEQMEAVFTGLSIKAVKVGMVSSKKNIIAIAEGLSRFKNMAIIDPVMISSSGYILLDKKNISVFKKELLPLALMLTPNLEEAAFLTGEEKALSEASMKRQAEKILKLGAQSVLLKGGHFHNPEESVDIFFNGKTFERLISPRIKKIQTHGTGCTLSAAITAYLAKGETILDAARKAKTYLYKSLESTKKLKISHTGISLHHFHEWWD from the coding sequence ATGACTGCTAATGCAGTAACCATAGCAGGATCTGATAGTATCGGAGGAGCAGGAATACAAGCAGATTTAAAAACTTTTTCAGCTTTAGGTGTTTATGGAGCAACTGTAATAACTGCAATTACTGCACAAAATATCAAAACTATTCGTAGAATAGAAAATGTTTCATCACACATGGTATCAGAACAAATGGAAGCAGTTTTTACAGGTTTATCTATCAAAGCAGTGAAGGTAGGCATGGTTTCGTCTAAAAAAAACATTATCGCTATTGCTGAAGGTCTCTCACGTTTTAAAAATATGGCGATAATAGATCCAGTTATGATTTCTAGTTCTGGATATATTCTTCTAGACAAAAAAAATATTTCAGTTTTTAAAAAAGAATTGTTACCATTAGCATTAATGCTCACACCTAATCTTGAAGAAGCAGCATTTCTTACAGGAGAAGAAAAAGCTCTCAGCGAAGCTTCCATGAAAAGACAAGCAGAAAAAATTTTAAAACTCGGAGCCCAATCTGTTTTGTTGAAGGGGGGTCATTTTCATAATCCGGAAGAGAGTGTCGATATTTTCTTTAACGGAAAAACTTTTGAGCGTCTTATTTCTCCTCGAATTAAAAAAATTCAAACTCATGGTACTGGCTGTACATTATCAGCAGCAATTACAGCTTACTTAGCAAAAGGAGAAACAATACTTGATGCTGCACGCAAAGCAAAAACTTATTTATATAAATCTTTAGAGTCCACTAAAAAACTAAAAATTAGTCATACAGGAATCTCCCTTCATCATTTCCATGAATGGTGGGATTAA
- the thiE gene encoding thiamine phosphate synthase codes for MQKIDFRLNAIVDSSLQGNLSHMARIAALNGATIIQYRDKQNSTRMMIEIATSIIKAISETNIPLVINDRIDVALAVGAHGVHLGENDPEPNIARRILGPTAIIGRTVKNDLDAQIAIESPINYACIGGIFETTSKYNPNPPIGVDGFKKLYTKIKKARPDLPIGAISGINKQRAPLLIQAGADGIAIISAIFSTSDIAISTRSFREIIDTTLERKNHDC; via the coding sequence ATGCAGAAAATTGATTTTAGATTAAATGCTATCGTTGATTCTTCTCTTCAAGGGAATCTTTCTCATATGGCAAGAATTGCTGCTTTGAATGGCGCAACTATTATCCAATATCGTGATAAACAGAATTCAACTCGCATGATGATTGAAATTGCCACCTCAATTATAAAAGCGATTTCTGAAACAAATATTCCTCTCGTAATAAATGACCGTATAGATGTAGCGTTGGCAGTAGGTGCGCATGGAGTGCATCTTGGAGAAAATGATCCAGAACCAAATATTGCACGCCGTATTCTCGGCCCAACTGCAATTATAGGAAGAACAGTAAAAAATGATCTTGATGCTCAGATAGCAATCGAATCTCCTATCAACTATGCTTGTATTGGCGGTATATTTGAAACAACATCTAAATATAATCCCAATCCCCCTATTGGAGTTGATGGTTTTAAAAAACTATATACAAAAATTAAAAAAGCACGACCGGATCTTCCTATCGGAGCTATCTCTGGAATTAATAAACAACGAGCACCATTGTTAATTCAAGCAGGAGCAGATGGCATAGCAATAATATCAGCAATATTTTCTACTTCTGATATTGCTATTTCTACACGTTCATTCAGAGAAATTATTGATACCACCTTAGAAAGAAAAAATCATGACTGCTAA
- the infA gene encoding translation initiation factor IF-1 — MPKEEVLEFSGIVSELLPNATFRVHLTSNDEMVDLKSDGVEVIAHTAGRMRKNRIRVLAGDKVIVEMTPYDMKKARITYRFK; from the coding sequence ATGCCCAAAGAAGAAGTTCTTGAGTTTTCTGGTATAGTTTCTGAATTATTACCAAATGCTACTTTTCGTGTTCATTTAACTTCAAATGACGAAATGGTTGATTTAAAAAGTGATGGTGTTGAAGTTATTGCGCACACTGCAGGTCGTATGAGAAAAAATAGGATACGCGTGTTAGCAGGAGATAAAGTAATTGTAGAAATGACGCCTTACGATATGAAGAAAGCTCGTATTACGTATCGTTTTAAGTAA